A genomic segment from Nitrospira lenta encodes:
- the tadA gene encoding tRNA adenosine(34) deaminase TadA — translation MKASPMTIDPTQDETFMRMALAQAALAPALGEVPIAALLVHAGQVLALAHNLRETRQDPTAHAEILVIQEAAAKLGTWRLIDCALYVTLEPCPMCAGAIVQSRIARIVFAAWDPKAGACGSLMNIPTDPRLNHRATVTGGLCEIESQELLREFFRQRRRETP, via the coding sequence ATGAAGGCCTCGCCCATGACCATCGACCCCACACAGGATGAAACCTTCATGCGCATGGCGTTAGCGCAGGCGGCGCTGGCTCCTGCACTGGGGGAAGTGCCCATTGCCGCGCTGCTGGTCCATGCTGGACAGGTGTTGGCGCTGGCTCATAACCTCCGTGAAACCCGGCAGGACCCGACAGCGCACGCGGAAATTCTGGTGATTCAAGAAGCCGCCGCCAAGCTGGGCACCTGGCGGCTGATCGACTGCGCGCTCTATGTCACCCTGGAGCCCTGTCCGATGTGCGCAGGCGCCATTGTCCAGTCACGCATCGCCAGGATCGTGTTCGCCGCCTGGGATCCCAAGGCCGGCGCCTGCGGCTCACTGATGAATATTCCGACGGATCCACGGCTGAATCACCGGGCGACGGTGACGGGAGGGCTGTGCGAAATTGAAAGCCAGGAGCTGCTGCGAGAGTTTTTTCGACAACGGCGCCGCGAGACACCTTAG
- a CDS encoding S26 family signal peptidase: protein MIVTLTPRTATRFAGSALPENCQGPALQYLQIPRVASWSMYPTLCKGDRLELGPADPLNVGDLVVFRRPFGLVCHRLVARQEQVLLTQGDASSGAPEPVLLRDVLGIVVAVVRGSTRVVTADLATLAPPPPWCRTIDQLSTTILDRSRRGAHRFIRLALQHSWVGGFLADRMVRWTTVERMTASPVQSLSQAFALNPAALPLHPDDRPDPSALLEIRLGSIWLGTFHQSAERLDIRPVLAGTSLEFTLREALRHRYGS, encoded by the coding sequence ATGATCGTGACACTCACACCTCGCACCGCAACCCGCTTTGCCGGCAGCGCGCTCCCGGAGAACTGCCAGGGACCGGCCCTGCAATATCTGCAAATCCCGCGCGTGGCCTCCTGGAGCATGTATCCCACGCTCTGCAAAGGCGATCGCCTTGAACTGGGTCCGGCTGACCCACTCAACGTCGGCGACTTAGTCGTCTTCCGGAGACCGTTCGGGCTGGTCTGCCACAGGTTGGTCGCACGACAAGAGCAAGTCCTGCTCACACAGGGCGATGCCAGTTCAGGAGCTCCGGAGCCGGTGCTGCTCCGAGATGTGCTCGGAATTGTCGTCGCGGTGGTGCGCGGATCAACCCGCGTCGTCACAGCAGATCTGGCGACTCTCGCGCCTCCGCCACCGTGGTGCCGCACCATCGATCAGCTGAGCACGACCATTCTGGATCGAAGCCGGCGAGGAGCCCACCGATTTATTCGTCTGGCGTTACAGCACTCCTGGGTCGGAGGGTTCTTGGCCGATCGGATGGTACGATGGACCACCGTTGAACGCATGACGGCAAGCCCCGTACAGTCGCTCAGCCAGGCCTTCGCCCTCAATCCAGCGGCCCTTCCGTTACATCCGGACGATCGGCCAGACCCATCGGCACTACTCGAGATTCGCCTTGGTTCGATTTGGCTGGGGACCTTTCACCAATCCGCTGAAAGATTAGACATTCGGCCCGTCCTAGCCGGCACCAGCCTTGAGTTCACCCTTCGAGAAGCGCTTCGACATCGATATGGATCCTGA
- a CDS encoding sigma-70 family RNA polymerase sigma factor, producing MDASSQHAASHIDPKLLARVVKGDHQAFSQLYDQSSTLLYTMALRILGNRDEAAELLQDVYLEVWRKVSRYDVGRGTPVAWLVTLTRSRAIDRLRARASRGQNKPTESLDSSSASQIADRGPNPFDAQADQEMRSLVGGALAALPQAQQHALELAYYEGLSHAEIAARLNQPLGTVKTRIKLGMSKLRESLRRCWEQGEHV from the coding sequence ATGGACGCCTCGTCGCAACACGCCGCCTCACACATCGACCCAAAACTGCTGGCCCGGGTGGTCAAGGGAGACCATCAGGCATTCAGTCAGCTGTACGATCAATCCAGCACGCTCTTGTATACGATGGCACTGCGCATTCTCGGCAATCGCGATGAAGCGGCTGAACTTCTCCAGGATGTCTATCTGGAAGTCTGGCGCAAAGTGTCCCGCTACGATGTCGGACGAGGGACCCCTGTGGCCTGGCTGGTCACGCTGACGCGCAGTCGCGCTATTGATCGACTCCGGGCTCGGGCCTCCCGCGGCCAGAATAAACCGACGGAATCCCTGGATAGCTCGTCGGCCTCCCAGATCGCCGACCGCGGCCCCAATCCGTTTGACGCGCAAGCCGATCAGGAAATGAGAAGCTTGGTGGGAGGCGCCCTGGCGGCGCTCCCGCAAGCCCAGCAACATGCCCTGGAATTGGCCTATTATGAAGGGCTGTCCCATGCGGAAATCGCAGCCCGGCTGAATCAGCCGCTCGGAACCGTGAAGACCAGAATCAAGCTGGGTATGTCCAAGCTCCGGGAATCGCTCCGGCGCTGCTGGGAACAGGGTGAGCACGTATGA
- a CDS encoding anti-sigma factor domain-containing protein — MTHEELEEAVSLYAAGALERAERQALEAHLLSGCVSCHTALKEFQSVAAILPFGLSSVPAPRALKATIMAARTPTAIAEDPQERTDSKPSLEPGEWMNHLFPPESAAAPKSFGWALSFAAAAILFIGGYLAWTSYTQNVTGTAAVQQLQAASDDQTKKVAALQQQLEDQDRAIVQMKEELQQRTTDSTELKDQLIQREAELEDLKFQFAARGGVPATREPEDELAALLRVPNAKTVSLNGSDMAKQASGMLVYDARTKKAWLYAINLPECSNGTTYQLWAINDKPVSMGTFHMDSGETAHLLVSRVPEFAKTRKFAVSLEPSGGRPAPTGPIYLVSQS; from the coding sequence ATGACCCACGAAGAACTTGAAGAAGCCGTCTCGCTCTATGCCGCAGGCGCGCTCGAACGCGCTGAACGGCAGGCTCTTGAAGCCCATCTCCTCTCCGGTTGCGTCTCCTGCCACACGGCGCTCAAGGAGTTCCAATCGGTGGCGGCCATTCTGCCGTTTGGATTAAGCTCAGTCCCGGCTCCCCGCGCATTGAAGGCGACCATCATGGCCGCGCGGACGCCGACCGCCATCGCTGAAGATCCTCAAGAAAGAACCGATTCGAAACCAAGTCTGGAACCCGGCGAATGGATGAATCATCTTTTCCCGCCGGAATCCGCCGCCGCTCCGAAATCTTTTGGATGGGCATTAAGCTTCGCCGCGGCGGCGATTCTCTTTATCGGAGGTTATCTCGCCTGGACTTCCTACACTCAAAACGTCACCGGTACCGCTGCGGTCCAGCAACTCCAAGCGGCGTCGGACGATCAGACGAAGAAAGTCGCCGCTCTACAGCAGCAACTGGAAGACCAGGACCGGGCGATCGTTCAAATGAAAGAAGAGTTGCAGCAACGCACAACCGACTCAACCGAGCTGAAAGATCAGCTCATTCAGCGCGAGGCGGAGCTTGAAGATCTGAAGTTCCAATTCGCTGCACGCGGGGGAGTGCCCGCCACTCGCGAACCGGAGGATGAGCTCGCCGCCCTGCTCCGCGTTCCGAACGCGAAAACCGTCTCGCTCAATGGCTCAGACATGGCTAAACAGGCATCCGGCATGCTCGTCTACGATGCCAGAACCAAGAAGGCCTGGCTCTACGCGATCAATCTTCCGGAATGCTCCAACGGCACCACCTACCAACTCTGGGCGATCAATGACAAGCCGGTCAGCATGGGAACCTTTCATATGGACAGCGGTGAAACCGCGCATCTTCTGGTCAGCCGGGTGCCGGAATTCGCCAAGACCAGAAAGTTTGCCGTCAGCCTTGAGCCTTCAGGAGGGCGCCCCGCACCGACCGGTCCGATCTATCTGGTCAGCCAATCGTAA